From the Triticum urartu cultivar G1812 chromosome 4, Tu2.1, whole genome shotgun sequence genome, the window CGCGGTGCCGCAGCACGTGGTGCGCGTCCCGCTGCAGCGCCCACTCCACCACCAGCGCCCTCTCGCTGCCGGCtcccgccaccgcctccaccgctTCCCGGAGGGCCACGGAGGACTTGCTAGcgctagcggcggcggcggccatttGGTGGAGCATGTCCTGCCGGAACACGCCCAGGAAGGCGTAGCCGGCGGCCACGAGGCCGTGCAGGAACTCGGCCAGCTGCTCACTCGAGACGATGGTGAGGCTCCCTAGGTTCACGTACACCACCGACCGGTCCTCGTGGCCGTCCAGCCACGCCGACAAGCTCATGTCGTCGTTGCTCACGTGTTGTACTTCTGCTGCGGCGTGTCTGGCTGCTGGCCTGGCGTGGAGGGGGCCGACGGCAAAGACGTCGCGCATGTGCGGCGCGATCCGCGAGAGCGCCGGCCCCTCCATGGACGCGGCGGTGTTGAGTACCAGCGCCCTTGACTCGCCGCAGCGAGCGGCGGTGTCGGCGATGGTCAGCAGCACGGGAACGGGGTCGGGCCAGTCGGGGTCGACGACCTCTTCCTCGCCGTTTCCAGGTCCAGGTGGCGGTGGCACTACACGCGGAAGGTCTCGGCGCCGTAGGAACCCCTCCATCCCGGGGACGCCGCGCACCTGCTCGTCGGAAGGGACGGGCTTCTCGCCGAGCTCCAGGAGCCTGGGCACGGACAGATACGCGAGGAAACCGCAGGCGCTCTCCGTGCGGAACGCGAGCGCTGGGACGCCAAGCTCCTCGGCGACGCTGACGGCGAATGGCATCACGCCGTCGGTGATGACGCACGTCaccgcgtcgtcgtcgtccgactccatcatccgcagcagcagggCGCGGTACGCTGCGCTGCCCGCCGTGCGCATGGACTCCACGAGCTCCATGAGGCCGCCCACGGAGCGGGGGTGGTGGTCGGGGAGGCCGTCGGGGATGGACACCAGGCGGAGGCGCGGGTGGTGAGGCGGCACTCGGGTGAAGCGCCGGAGGTTGTGCTCCGTGTGGAGGAAGGTGACGCGGAGGCCGGCGTCGAGGAGGGCGGAGGCGAGGTGGAGCATGGGGTTGATGTGGCCTTGCAGCGGCCACGGGAAGGCCAGCACGTGCGCCGCCATCTCCCTCAGCCAGCGAGCTCTTGTAGCTAATGTCGTCTCGGCCGGCCGGGTGAGCATGCAGCTATCTAATCTAGCGGTTTATATATGATCACGGCCGGACGgatcgccgtcgccgtcgccgttgGGCAATTTACTCACTGATTTGGCTTGTCTGCTTCCtactgtacatgcaattaacgGATACGTTTATACGCTTTTCTCAAAGCTTCTAACAAAAAATATTTTGACGTGGCAATAACAATACAAGGTCATATGTCATGGTATCTCCTATTTTCTCATACCGATTGCTTTCAAAGGAAGATACAAGCAGAGTTCCGCCACCCACCCAACTGTCAGATCCAAGTTCCATCCGACAGAGCACAATGTGAACACATTAGGTGCTGCAAAGCACCTTATTGCAACACGCTAGATGTTGCGAAACCCTGAGTGTTCCATCTAGATCGGATCGGGAGCCGCGGCACCAATTCGCCCGATTCATTCCGCGCGTCGCCGCATTGTTCGACAGGTCGTCGGCGCGCCACCGCTAGCGAGCCCTGCGTCCATCACTGCACCTCGTTCCCTTCCTTCCCCACCTTTCTTTCTCCTTGCATTGCCAACCAACCATGAACGCCAGCCACCGCCATATGGTCGGCCTCCTCTTCTGACCACCATGCGTCCAGTCCAGCTGCCCACCGTTGCTGGGGACCTCCACTGCCCCATGGCTCCTTCCGCTCCCTCGGTCTCCACTCATCCTTTCCTTGCTGGACAGCCAGGAACTCCACCACTAGACGCGTGCCTCTGCCACCTTGACAATTTTTCTGCAACATCATCTGTGTTGCAGAAGTCCTTCCACAACAACACCAATGTTGCAGAAAAGATAAGACAAAAAAAATTCTGCAACAACATCTTGTTGCAGAAGTCATTCCGCAACAACACCCATGTTGCAAAGAAGTTAAGACGACAAGAATTATGCAACAGAACCTCTCTTGCAAATGTGTCTGCAACATGAAGTTTGTTGCAGAGGGTTCTGCAACACTGCATTTGTTACAATTATGAGGAAAAGGTCGGGTCGCTGGATGGCGCCAGATCAAATGGCTCTCGAGGCGGGGGATCTTTTTAGTGGAGCTAGTGCGCTGGTTCTTCTACCACAATGGTGCGCTCATTCTTCTACCACAATGGTGTGGGTTCGATTCCCTTCTCTGCTATACTGTTGAAGTGTTTTGTGAACATAATTAGTTTGTTAACAATTTGACTTTTCTAGATATTTGAATTGAGGTCGGGTTCGATTCCCTTCTCTGCTATACTGTTGAAGTGTTTTGTGAACATAATTAGTTTGTTAACAATTTGACTTTTCTAGATATTTGAATTGAGGTCGGGTTCGATTCCCTTCTCTGCTATACTGTTGAAGTGTTTTGTGAACATAATTAGTTTGTTAACAATTTGACTTTTCTAGATATTTGAATTGAGGTCGGGTTCGATTCCCTTCTCTGCTATACTGTTGAAGTGTTTTGTGAACATAATTAGTTTGTTAACAATTTGACTTTTCTAGATATTTGAATTGAGGTCGGGTTCGATTCCCTTCTCTGCTATACTGTTGAAGTGTTTTGTGAACATAATTAGTTTGTTAACAATTTGACTTTTCTAGATATTTGAATTCAATTTTTGTCTGAAAATTTCACGGTAACCATGGTAACCTCGGGGTTTTTTTCCGAAAAAAACTTCTAACCTATTCATCatcaatcatggcagtacaacgaACACTAGACATAATAAAAAAATACATCTAGATCCATAGACCACATTATGATGACTACAATTTGACTTTTCTAGATATTTGAATTCAATTTTTGTTTGAAAATTTCACGGTAACCATGGCCACCTCGGTTTTTCTTAGAAAAACTTCTAACCTATTCATCATCAATCATTGCAGTACAACGAATACTAGAAATAATAAAAACTACATCTAGATCCATAGACCACATTACGACGACTACAAGAACCTTGGGTTTCTTTttgttttgcgaaaaaaattCAATCTATTCATCATCAATCGTGCCAGTACAACTAacactagaaataataaaaagTACATCTAGATCCGTAGACCACATTGCGACGAACACAAGCACTGAAGAAAATCAAAGGCGTGCTGCCGtaatcaaccccccccccccccccccccccccccccctacacAAAACCTTGGATACAAGACATATCTATTATTTTCTTGAAAAAATCTGAGTTTTTCCTTAACAAGTTTTCTCATATAAGTTAACAAAGAGAGACCGTAATCATTACATGTTTGTATCATTTCATCTGAATTCTCCGCTAGGTTTAAAGGAGATTTCTAATCCTATCAAAATACTTCCTTTCTTATATTTTACCCCATAGTATATTGAAGGAGCCATTGTCAAGATGGTGTACACTC encodes:
- the LOC125553093 gene encoding myricetin 3-O-rhamnoside 1,2-glucosyltransferase UGT709G2-like; protein product: MAAHVLAFPWPLQGHINPMLHLASALLDAGLRVTFLHTEHNLRRFTRVPPHHPRLRLVSIPDGLPDHHPRSVGGLMELVESMRTAGSAAYRALLLRMMESDDDDAVTCVITDGVMPFAVSVAEELGVPALAFRTESACGFLAYLSVPRLLELGEKPVPSDEQVRGVPGMEGFLRRRDLPRVVPPPPGPGNGEEEVVDPDWPDPVPVLLTIADTAARCGESRALVLNTAASMEGPALSRIAPHMRDVFAVGPLHARPAARHAAAEVQHVSNDDMSLSAWLDGHEDRSVVYVNLGSLTIVSSEQLAEFLHGLVAAGYAFLGVFRQDMLHQMAAAAASASKSSVALREAVEAVAGAGSERALVVEWALQRDAHHVLRHRAVGCFLTHGGWNSTLEAGVEGVPAVCWPFFADQQTNSRFVGAVWRTGLDMKDVWQRAVVERMVREAMESPEIRASAQSMSRQLRLDIAQGGSSSSELERLVGLITELSAVKISSPAPALTC